CATAGTCAAGAATATTGAAAACGCCGCCGAAAAGAACGACTTTGATAATTACTTCGAAAGCATATTCGAGCTGGCCATAGTCGCAATTGAAGCGGTTAACAGCCTGCTATTAAAGAAAGTGATAACCGATTCATGGCCCAACAAGCGACGGATCGAATACATGACACTCAAAATGAGGAAATATGAATTGAAAAATAACTTGAAATATTTCAAGCAGCTTGAAAAATACATGATGGAGTCCAATCTGGAAAAAATGATAAAGACGATCAGGGAATACGCGCAGAACGAAAAGAAAATAGCCATCAGCAATCTGGAAAAGATCATCGATTCGAAACA
This genomic window from Spirochaetota bacterium contains:
- a CDS encoding GntR family transcriptional regulator → MTTLKSKNLAYEIADILSERIIRMELKQGERILEAKIAKEFNVSQSSVREALRVMEQSGLVEINQRRGTYVTRLTGNDIEILYDLITDLYALLITKAMENKSAANVQKILAIVKNIENAAEKNDFDNYFESIFELAIVAIEAVNSLLLKKVITDSWPNKRRIEYMTLKMRKYELKNNLKYFKQLEKYMMESNLEKMIKTIREYAQNEKKIAISNLEKIIDSKQL